ATGACATACTCACAGATAATTACCATTTGATGGCAGTTCTCATCAGTTTATGCAGCATTTTAGTCATAAAAACTTAATAAAGCGATAACGTGTCAGTGTTCTTTACAGCTATTTTGCCCCAAAGTGGCCAGAAGTCAACACAGCTTTAAATGGCTACATGATACTATTTAGTCTGTGCATGTTTTACATGACACACATAATATTTTTAGGTCTTCTTTTTAACCTCTGTACATACATACCGTGGGCTTCAGTACCTGTTCTTTAACACCCTGTCTTGACTACATAATTATGGACCAGAGAAATGCCCAGTCAAGCTAAAATCTAAACATGTCCATTCGTATTGTGTCTTTCAGGTGGAGGACACAGAAGCTCGCCGTCTCTTCCAGCAGATTATCTCAGCTGTAGACTACTGCCACAGACACATGGTGGTCCACAGAGACCTCAAACCTGAGAACGTCCTGCTGGACGCCAGCAAGAACGCAAAGATTGCTGACTTTGGTGAGTTTCCCGAAAGACCTCACAGTTACAGCTCGAGGGAGAGACAAAAGAATAGGCTTGGCAGAAGAATTGTTTGCATATTTAAGATGAGAGAATGCATAAAAAAACAGGATTTATCCAGGGGGaatgagaaagagaaagaggcagTTTCTGGTGGAGCAGAGGGGAATTACCAAGTAATTAGACAGTTTGATTAAAGCCAAGTGACTGTTTGTTGTTCTTGCCGTTATCCATGTAATTAGTCACTTGTAGAAAAGTGTGAAATCACCACCATGCACcttttttaacaatattattAAACAGGAGAAAATATCTCACTGGAGACTGCCTCTTATTACTCGTGGCATTAATTGTTCTAGCTGAAGCCAAAATCCCTGATGCAATACGACCATGAAAGAGAGAAATTTTGCTCAAAAACACACGAGGGCCCTTGAGCACAGCGGGGTATGTGGGGTGGAGAGACGTCCCTTAGCAACGGCCAGGTCTCATATCAAGTCTGGCAGGAAGCCTTGAGGCCCAGTGTCATCTGATAGGGAAGGAATCAGGGGGTGGCAGGGGTGTACAGCAGGAGAAGTGTTTTGGCTGAGAGTGAAAAGACACTGGTGAGCAGAGAGAGGGAGTGTTAAGGGAACAGGGATAAAAGATAAAGGGAAGGTCAGCACATCACAGAGTGTCTGGTGTTTAGCGTTTGGCAGAGGCCCTGGCAGGCAGAGAGACGCTCATCCAATTAGATGAGCTTTGTGTTTAGAGCTTAGAGTCTTGGCGGGTAAAGGAGGATAAAGATCTCAGCAGTGTCCGCAGTGTATGACTCTACCCTCCCTGCTGGGCCATGTTCAGCTTAACCTCTCTCTATCAGAGGACCAAAAGCAATAATATGATCACAGAGGAGTCTTTCTTTAGTCTGTGTTACTGTCAGAGGGAAGACAAAAGAATGTTGatgtctgtttgtcttgttATTGGCCAACAGGACTGTCAAACATGATGTCAGATGGAGAATTCCTACGAACAAGCTGTGGTTCACCCAACTATGCAGCTCCAGAGGTCATCTCAggaaggtgtgtgtttgtttaatcaCATGCCTGTGTTTAAATgtccttcagtgtttttgttaatCCAACTGCATTCTGAATATGCCAAGCTCAAGTCTGAATGAGCACTGTGGTCGCTTGTTCTGCATAGTTCAGAGAACAATTTTACAAAGCTGAACCAAGTAgcatttctgcatcactttcaACACTGCACAAGTCTACATTACATGCTGTCACATCAGCAGACGGACGCACATAAGCAACGTACTTGTTGTGTGTAAtggtttttcctcttttcagcATCAATGCTGATCCAAAAGTGTCAGTTAGAACGCCAAAGTCATAGTTTGCATGCGTTTCTCACCCTACAATTTCACATATGATACAAACTTAAATGTCCATAAAGATAAAACTGTGAAGTCAGATTCACCGATATTAAATGTCGCCCGGGTGTTTGACAAATTGTTcacaggagctgaagtttattttgttgtttccagctgtttgtagaagTCTTTACCCCAAGTTGAATAAATATCTGCTGCATCAGGCAGCAGCAGGACTCATATGAGTTTCTCCAGAGTGGGAGAGTTGTATGCATTTACGCACATGGCACAGGAGCAGAAACTTCGTTAATTAATTGTAATCATAAATTGTCTCTGACATGGAGACAGTCACACTGTGTACTTTTCTTCTTATCAGACAGGAGAGCTGTGACACACAGAGTAACAGTTTATTACctgcagttaaatcatttgttacATAGCAGCTGTTCTCATTTTGACTcccttattattattttattttactgttggtGAAGTAGAAGTTAGATTATGATAAATCATTTTCAGTAATTAGAAAATCATAAATGTACTAAGCTATTAGCTGTTTAAAGAGTTTCACAAGGTTGCTAGTAGTTTAAATTTAGTCTTTTGATGATTAGTGCATCACCATGTGTTATAAGTTACTCGTACATGCTCACGCATGTAAGATAAATATTGTGTGCATGCGGTGGTTCTCTGTAGCTTTGTAAGGAACAGATCGATGAAGCCAGCAATCTTATGGATCTCATGtcaaatgtttcatgttttagtaTCCACATACATGACTAACAAAACAGAGATCCACATATACAAAAAATGCTCCATCGTACTCCAGGAGGTCAGCGGTACTACAGGGCACCTTTAATTTCACATTatcctttcttcttttctcagtTATATTCAGATATTACAGCTACATGATGGCCTTCAAAGGTTACAAAAGCACCCTTCTGGTGGACCTACAACAGTTACatgtttttaatgctttttttcccctttcatgTCGCTGTCAGGCTCTACGCAGGCCCAGAAGTTGACATCTGGAGCTGTGGGGTGATCCTGTACGCCCTGCTGTGTGGCACTCTCCCCTTTGATGATGAACATGTCCCTACACTGTTTAAGAAGATCAGAGGAGGTGTCTTCTACATCCCAGAGTACCTGACCCGCTCTGTGGCCTCGCTGCTCATGCTCATGCTGCAGGTGGATCCTCTGAAGAGAGCCACCATCAAAGACATCAGGTACTAACCCCACTTGTCAAGGCAAGAGGCCTCTTTTATCCTCTGTGttaacatctttaaaaaaaagaaacattattGCCTCTCTGCCAGCGAcaaagctgtctgtctgtcacataTCGTTGATGACATTTAACATCCATAAGGTCAAAGACCAGCTTCACCGTTACATAATAGTGTTCTGAAAATACTCTTTTCTGGCCATTATTTAGCACCAGGAACAGAAGAGGGGATTGTgaccatatttcacatttggtcaGGTGCATATCAGTTAAATTCCTTCCAAGACTTCACCACATACGAGTCTGAGCAGGCATGGGTGTAAACGGCAATGTCACTGGCTGGCGAAGGCTTAGAACTGCTATGAAGTAATTTTAGTTCTTACTATAATTTATTGTCTTTATATGTAGTAACACAATTATGCAATATATCCTTATCAGTATAACAAACAGGGTGCTTCAAAAACAATGTAGATTTTCAGTGACACTGAAAAGGGATTAAAATTCAATCAAAATTGCCTCGGTCAGttgcaaaaaaacatgtttcatgACTAACAGAAATTATTGTCACAGCTCAAGATTAGTAGTTGAACCAGTTGACAGTCACAGTTTTACATCCGTCAGTACgactttgtgtctttgcatAACATTCATCTTTTGAAACTGCAGTAAATCAGACTGATGTAAGACATGTTTGAGTTAAAGTATATTCAGTGGTGTGGCTACGTCTGTGTCACTGCTGGCTCCGTACATTTAAAGCTCCCCTATCTGGAGTGTCGTTACGCAAACAGACATCTGCGGTTGACAACGGTTTGACTTCATGCACGTTTAAAAGTCACATACTTTGACCTTTGTTTGTCTTATAAAGCCGGCATTAGATTTGGGTTAAAGTGTTTGAATTACATATGATGGTGTATTTTTTAGGGAACATGAGTGGTTTAAGCAGGACCTGCCAGGCTACCTGTTCCCGGAGGACCCATCGTATGATGCTACTGTCCTAGATGAAGAGGCTGTCAAAGAAGTGTGCGAGAAGTTTGAATGCACCGAGTCTGAGGTCATGTCCAGTCTCTACAGTGGAGATCCACAGGTAACCATCTACATTGTTTAAGACACATAATagtgatttttctgtttaattaaatgtaattgTTATAATATTGAACCAGTACTTGAGAAGATTATTTTTGTACACATAGTATGTAGGTTTTCCCTCAACGTCTTTGGACACACATTCAGTCAGCATTGTTTTAGTGGACTGTGCTGATAAAGTTGTGGTCTTTCCTTGGTTACTTCTGTCCTGTCTGCTGCTCTGGCTGTTGTAGAAATACCCTAGTATTTTTCCTCTTCAAATCCTTCTGTTCTTGCAGCTTATAAATTAAGCTATGACAGATCAAGTGATTGCACTGTCCGCTCTAATCAAGCTCAGTGTgttctttttactgtttattggTGGGATTAAACATTtgcaccgatcagccacaacatatAAAgtacctgcctaatattgtctAGGTTCCACTtgtgccaccaaaacagctttGACCCCTTAAAGCATGTATGCCACAAAACCTTTGAAGTGTCCTGTGTTTTTGGGGATCAAGACATTAGTGTCAGATCCTTTAATTCCTTTCAACTGCGGGGTGGGGCATTCTTGGATCGAACTTGTTTTTCTGGCTCTTCCCACAGATGCTTGATCAGATTGAGGTCTGGTGAATTTTGAAGCCAAGTCAACACTTTGAACTCTTTGCCAAGTGCCTTAAATTATTACTGAAAAATCTTTACAGTGTTACAAGACAagttatcctgctgaaagaggcatCTGCTAACAGAGAATACTGTTGACATGATGGACTGTATGTGGTCTGCAACACTTTTTAGGTAGGTGTCAATGTAACACCTACATTAATGCCAGGACCTGAGGCTTTCCAGCAGAATTTTTTCCCATAGTGCATTCTGCTGCCATTTCTTCTTCTAGTAAATGATACACACACAATCAACCATCTACGGATGTCAAAAAGGCATCATTTATCAAATCAGACAACCTTTCCATTGCTCCATAGTCCAAGTCTAACGCTCAGATGTTCATTTTGGGCACATTAGGTGGTGAACAGGGGTCAGCATTGACACTCTGATCTGTCTGCGGCTACACAGCTTCATAGACAGCAAGCTGTGATGCACAGTGTCTTCTGACACCTTTCCGTCATCACAGACATTAAGGTTTTCAGCAATTTGGGTTACTGTTGCTCTTCTGTGGGATCAGGTCACACAAGCCAGCTGCTGTTCCCGATGCTCATCAGTAAGCCTTAGACACTCATGACCCTGTCGCTGGTTCCCTGGTCGTCTTTCCTTTGATATGTTCTAACCACTGTGTCAGGACTTGCCTCAAGGCCTGTCATTTTTTAGATGTTCTGACCCAGTCGTCTAGCCATCACAATTTGGTCCTTGTCAAAGTCACTTAGATCGTAGATTCTTGCccatttttccagcttttttttcaactttacaAACTGACTGTGCGCTTGCTGCCTACTATATCCACTGCTTGACAGGTGTTATTGTAACAAGATAACCAAAGTAACACCTTCCCTATTAGTGGATAGAGTATTGCAGCTGATTAGTGTATGTGTGGGTTTGGCTACTACTAGGTTTGGAACCTAAAGGTCTGAATTTTTTGCATAGTGTTGAATTCACTGCCTGACCTTGCTTTGTTCATGCAGGACCAGTTAGCAGTAGCCTATCACCTCATCATAGATAACCGGCGCATCATGACCCAAGCCAGTGAGTTCTACTTGGCATCCAGTCCTCCACAGGGTTCTTTCATAGAAGAGGGCATGCCACTACCCCCAGGGGTCAAACCCCACCCAGAGAGGATGCCTCCACTCTTAGCTGACAGCCCCAAGTCTCGTTGTCCTCTCGATGCTCTCAACACCACCCGACCTAAACCGCTGGCAGTGAAGAAAGCCAAGTGGCACCTGGGCATCAGGAGTCAGAGCAGACCCTATGATATCATGGCTGAGGTGTACAGAGCCATGAAACAGCTCAATTTTGATTGGAAGGTAACATATCTTTTATACATACTCACATATGCATAGCTCATACATCAGTCTACTTACAACGTAGATGTTGTCTGTTTTGCATTGTAGGTGGTGAATCCGTATCATCTGAGAGTGCGGAGGAAGAATCCAGTGACGGGCAACTTGGTGAAAATGAGCCTACAGCTTTACCAGGTGGACAACAGATCCTACCTCCTCGACTTCAAGAGCATTGATGGTCAGTGATAGACGAAGTCATTTCAGAACATTTATAActcataaattatatttaatataGTGCACAGCCCGCTGTCAGGTTAAACTGTCATGTTTTTGATCTTTGACATTTTAGAACCTTGCCTTTGATCTATGACAGCATTTTATAATCTCGATTTTAATATTTCACAACATTTTAGAATCTTTCCTTTGATGATGCCTAGAAACAAGGGTGACTTaatctgcataaacacaccaaATTAACCACCTGCACTCACGACTCATTTCAGGATATAAATAAGATTGTGATGCCTGGGTCAGCATTTTTGAAATCATTGGCAAATGGAAAATATGTTGTTTGGGTTTGCTAGCTGTGCAGATCAAGTAGCATCTAACAGCTAATTATTTTGTATACTGTGTAATGATGATAATATGTAATGATAAAAAAGTGAACTGTTGTACAATCTGAacaattttatttctcatttttaaacatttagctTTGTCTTTGTGCAGGCGCTCTGATCATCCAATTGCAGTCTGAAATTCAAATTGTACGACGAAATGTTTTGACATGGA
This region of Acanthochromis polyacanthus isolate Apoly-LR-REF ecotype Palm Island chromosome 4, KAUST_Apoly_ChrSc, whole genome shotgun sequence genomic DNA includes:
- the prkaa2 gene encoding 5'-AMP-activated protein kinase catalytic subunit alpha-2, which produces MAERQQQKHEGRVKIGHYILGDTLGVGTFGKVKIGEHQLTGHKVAVKILNRQKIRSLDVVGKIKREIQNLKLFRHPHIIKLYQVISTPTDFFMVMEYVSGGELFDYICKNGRVEDTEARRLFQQIISAVDYCHRHMVVHRDLKPENVLLDASKNAKIADFGLSNMMSDGEFLRTSCGSPNYAAPEVISGRLYAGPEVDIWSCGVILYALLCGTLPFDDEHVPTLFKKIRGGVFYIPEYLTRSVASLLMLMLQVDPLKRATIKDIREHEWFKQDLPGYLFPEDPSYDATVLDEEAVKEVCEKFECTESEVMSSLYSGDPQDQLAVAYHLIIDNRRIMTQASEFYLASSPPQGSFIEEGMPLPPGVKPHPERMPPLLADSPKSRCPLDALNTTRPKPLAVKKAKWHLGIRSQSRPYDIMAEVYRAMKQLNFDWKVVNPYHLRVRRKNPVTGNLVKMSLQLYQVDNRSYLLDFKSIDDDIIEAVGFKSGSSTPQRSGSTAGLHRPRLSIDSASPAIDLPQLSSSLPGSLSGSTPLLTPRQGSHTMDFFEMCASLITTLAR